Below is a genomic region from Dioscorea cayenensis subsp. rotundata cultivar TDr96_F1 chromosome 14, TDr96_F1_v2_PseudoChromosome.rev07_lg8_w22 25.fasta, whole genome shotgun sequence.
aTATTAAGATACTTAATCTCAAACTAGCTAGTTTATACAATTATAAAGTTCTGGTTATTACAAGTGATAATCCagttaaatgatttaattttttgtttatgaaatatataatatgtgaCAAAGtgaaatgatttttaattaatttcttgaggATTGTTTATTAAGTTttcatgttaataaaaaaaagttaatttaagAATCACTAATTTGTCTAGGTTTATCATGTAATACCTTTCTAGAGATTGAATTATTGACACAGTGAACATGACTTGTCCCCCTGATATGCAAACAATTATGTGGACTAATTAGGTGATTAAATGTCTTAATTAAATCATTCACCAAAATTAAAAGTTTGGTGGGGACCAGATTGTCCAAAAACTTGTAAGACATGGCTTTTTCTAGGTCTTCTTGTTTGACTTTTTCTTCATATAAGAGTTTTGAATTGAGAAAaacttgttttgattttattagtTTAGGCTTTTGGTGTCATTGATTAAGTGTTAATCAGTGAAGGATGAGAAAATTATAAGATTGTAATTTACTCTCTTGTCTTTGTATAACTTTgtttaatgagaaaatattatgtttctcaacaaaaaaataaaaataaaaaaataaaagtaaaaataaagaaataagaagaTAGTTAATTGAAACGTgcatgattatttttaaaagaaaaatgagagcgATGTTCATGACATAGTTAAGTCAATACAAAACTTATGCtcaatatacaaataatatatatatatactagcaAAACCACTGTACAATATTACATGAAGTTATATACAAACTCTTGCATTGAGTACGTAACTCATGTTGATAACATACTTACGTTAATACAAAACTTATGCtcaatatacaaataatatatatactagcAAACCACCGTACAATATTACAAGAAGTTAAATACAAACTCAAGCATTGAGTACGTATACAAATCACATTGAGTACGTAACTATGTTCATACCATACTTAAGTTAAtacaaaaacttatatatatgcTCAATATACAAACAATATACAAGCAAACCACCGTACAGTATTACAAGAAGTACTTATATACAAACTCATGCATTGAGTTCTTATACACCTTACTAAGTaaattacatgcatgcatgcaggcCCTTGTACTTGAGTACTATATACTATTTCAAACCCTAATTTATCTTCATGACCTAGTTCTTGCCATTACCATCTCCACCAGCTGGCTCATTACCAGGGGTTGTAGGCCAGTTGTTAAACTGATCTCTTGGTATGCTATGATGGTTATCAGTGTTACTCCCACTTGGATAACCTACTACACTTTGATCAACCTTTACATCTTCTTTGTTTGCATTCATTTCATCTATCTTCACAACCCTTGAGACAACAAGATGTGATTTCATGATCAtcataacaagaaaaagaagcacaaccatttccatcttcttctttcccatgatatataaaacttaatttatatataaatgtgtgtATATACCTGCAAtgatatatatcaaaaaaagCATTAATTAATCACCTTATATACTAAGAATTAAAACTAGGAAGGAATTAGAACTACAATTACCAAGAAAAGAGTGGTTATTGACAAGCAAATGACTTGGTTTTACTAAGGAGAAGGTAGGGTATATATAGATGGGAAATTAGTGGAAAgcattaatgagttatggatTCTCCACAAATGAGACAATACTCAGTGGGTGTACACTTATTATGATTTTAGTGATGACTTAATGGCATATTTTCATCCACATTTAGGTCTAGAAATTATAGGTTTTGAATCTTGTAagctagtgatgtaaaacaacaTTATCTTAGTGAATAATTTCTTAGATATTATCTTTTTGGTAACTTTTATGTAAATCTTGATTTTATAGACAAAAGAAACATCAAGaacatcaaatttaaaattaatgtagATGTACATGAAGTGTTAAAAGGAAAGCGATTGTTTTTAATATGATCTATACTGTATTAATCAATACTCCTTAGCAATTAATACTCAAATACAGTTACTTTGTTGTGTTTCTTGTACAAAGTGTATATCTTAGATTTGATTGCCATTAATTTGTTCAAGATTAGGGTTAAGGGAAAAGTATCATTCTTCTTTAGACAAAGAAGTAGAATACATCGCCATGTATTCAACTTCAAggcagacacacacacacacatatgtacACACATGCGTATGCTTTTCACAAAATGAAGTTCattgtatatataaacatgATGCGACACTAGATTAAGTTTTAGGAAAAGAAATAAGTGATTTTAGTGAGTGAAAAGCTTTAATTCTTTTGAATAAAATGATAAAGTTGtcatttttaataatcaaaattgGAAATATGGagaatttggaaagaaaaagattatGTTTTTTCTAGTTGGCCACTTAGCAAGTGGAatttttatcctttatttttgAAGATCATATAATGATATTAAAGTGCAAGAAAAAGCCTTAGAATCTCAACTATACATATGAGCTTTTAAATTATAGGCTAAGGAATTATTTCACGAGaatttatatataactataatCTACTGTCCAAGTAATTCACAATTTATAAATCTCAAGACGAATGAGTTGACATTTATGGAATCAAGAAAAATTTATTGAGCACTACAATATTCAACTAATAAAGTTAATCCATGTTACTTCTTACGGGCATTCTCGTATATAAATTCATTGttgcctattatttttttattatataatttttttatatttataatatgagaGGCTAAACTTTTCTTAGTGCCCGGATAATGaatttttgagatgatttatatttttgataatattatattagCTATGAGTTGTTCTTGTGAATCTACCATGTTACTTCATGCTTGTATTTATTAATGTGAAGTTTCAAATACATATTTGATTTGAATCATTAGAATTGAGAAATCAATTATGCATAGATCACACATATGAGGTAGAGATTGAATGCACACCTAAAGATAGGGTGTATGGTGTTTAACTATATGAATTATGATTAAACTTAATAGAGGATTCACGTAATGTTTTAATACAATTGTAGGGAAATTAACATTGTTGTATGATATTAGGGCTTGATTTGCTAGATTTTTAGGTATTTCTTTGCTTATTTAGTTTAGGGCTTTAGCTAAAATCACTCAATTCCATTGgttagataattaaaaaaaacagttaGTACTAGGAGCACCGGTCCTCGTGAATTGGGAAAGAGGGTgagggcgaacccactagagacccgaGGGGacatgcacaagcctcggtggaacaagtgggggaCGGGCCGCTCAcatgggcgctggaaccactccgtacacaaccactattcacaattcCCGAAATGTGCTCTCGGTAAGAATCGAACtcctcaccactcggtgagaacTCTATCGActgacccgtgtaccaatagacccgaggTCGTTGGCACGGTCCCCGTGGAATTTGACTACCCCTATGCTTAGGGTAACTTTACTACTTGAGCGACCCATATACTTGCGGCTTTTGTGCTCATAGTTACTATGTTCGCATACCACCTGCTCTGAAGATTAGGATGAGCCACTAGAGAGATTAAAAGAGTGTGAGCGAGAGAGTGGATATCGGGCAATCAAGAGAGATGGTGCTTGTAATCCTTGGAGAGGATGAGTATGAGACTTGTACCCatatttgttcttctcttttaatAGATTTGTCTCTAGGTTTTGCCCCTCTGTAGGCTATTGTTGAGACAAACTGGGCAAACAATCCTTGTGtctcttctcttgatttttgtggttttggtTGTGTATATGTGCTTGCATGAAATATTAAGTGATCATCGGCCCACAAGACCCCAGCTGAACTATCAAGAATCTCAAACATATGGGCTTTAATTTATGAActaaatattatttcaaaagaatttataattataattaaatttccaAGTAATTCACAACTTATAAATCTCAAGTATAAGTTGACATTCATGCAACCAATCAAATTTACTTACTACAATATTGTTGAGCTAATAAAGTTAATTTGCTCCTTGTTCTTATTATAATTTCTCTTAATTAAGTCGTATGCATGTCATGTATTGTCTTATATGAATTCATTTCTGTGTTATATAAATAAGACATGCATATGTAATTAATCTCTAAAATATAAGTGATGCATGAATCAACTAAGTTAGTGCATACCCTTTTCTCATTGAATTTAagatatcataataaaaatgtataaaaagaagtttttttatatggctgaatctaattaattttaattaaggGAGTGTAGAAATCAGTTGGTTGTACACTTCAAATTCAATGTCATATAAAGTGGGCCATACTCTTGTATATTCGGATTCAATATCTGTTTAGATCATGTTTATATTCATAGCTATGtgcctattattcaaaaattgggccatatatttcaaacaaaacatgTGAATGAACTGAATCTGATTCCAAGTTCTTTTAATTTATACTTTGaacttaataataaattcaacttcatttaaaaaaaaaaattagtcgttgaataaaattcaaattaagtgGTCTCAAACTTGCAACTAGTTTGATACCCTTGCACAGACTTTGTATTGGTACTACATACATtaatttatacatgtatatatatatatgatcatccGTATGTAATTCATTAGGGTACGTATATATAACATTGTTGAGATGATGGACAAATACTATTTGAATGATGTAAATAGTCAAATAAGGGTCCTTAATTTGTTCATCACCTAAAAATTTAGTACACAATGCATGCAACTTGGTTTTAGAGAAATATGCAAGAAATtgcagcatatatatatatatatataatcataaactTCATATGCCAACGCACTATTTGGATTTACATTGACGTCGCCCTCACATGAGAGTGTTCACTCTCGAGTGTCGCAGTGGCtcccgagttcgatccccattTCACATAAGGTGAGGGCACGATTTGGTGGTGAGCGCGGCTCCCCCACGTGTTCAGTCTCCTGGGTTCCAGGCTTGTCGCCTTttctcataaataaaaaaaataaataaataaacttctaTATGAAAATGTACTGCCCAACAGTATTTAAGTTGGAGAAGCAAAGTTTAATTTTGCGACATTTATTCTGTATATTAATAATCTAAgcacatttaaaataataactccatttaattaattttttgtactAAGTCAATTAAATTGTGCATTACTTTGtcaatgaaatttgaaaattgaaaactagtacaatttttttttttgaattactaGTACAATTTAATTGTTCCCCAtacaattcattcttttatttattttttcttttctcaataaaaatttaaaagaacaaaggtttttttgtttgcatagcCCTGCAAAAATAGAAAACCTTTTATAggtcattataaaaataatatttacatattgCCAGAAATTATTTTGTATACTTGTATATACCTTTCAGACTAAGAACGAACTaaactattttataataaaaaaaaccattatttatcTTCCTCCCTTCATTTATGttggggaaaaaaatggaataaaaacaaagataaatttatattaatttttataaaacttgttGCTAGATCCATTGGTTTGtggataataattaaatataattttatcagaGTATATTAGTAATTATGCACTTGGACAAGGGGGCACGTAACTAATTAAGCAAGTAATTTTCCACAAAAAACTAATCACAAAGTCAAGCAAATAAACACTAAACACATTTAATGTGTTGCAAACGTTCGTTTTATATGTTTTAGAAAATCTATATATGAAAGCAGCCTTCAATATTCAAACCATTCCAATCTAAGCTTTTGCAAGGAATGAAGAAGATAACAATGATCAGTTCATCCACCCTcttccatctcctcctcctcttctccctcttcttctcttggtTTCCAAATGCAAAGCCTCAAGAAATTGGTATATATACTTCttaacttcatatatatatatatataatatatagtttttaacttaattaatgtatatgtatatatgtatgtgtagaGGATGAGAAGGAGTTTAGCTACATTCCTACAACCAATCAAATTTACTTACTACAATATTGTTCAGCTAATAAAGTTAATTTGCTCCTTGTTCTTATTATAATTTCTCTTAATCAAGTCGTATGTATGTCATGTATTGTCTTATATGAATTCATTTCTGTGTTATATAAATAAGACATGCATAAGTAATTAATCTCTAAAAATATAAGTGATGCATGAATCAACTAAGTTAGTGCATACCCTTTTTCTCATTGAATTTAAGATATCAtaataaacatgtataaaaGAAGTTTTTTTGTATGCATGAatctaattaatattaatttaggGAGTGTGAAATCAGTTAGTCGTACACTTCAAATTCAATGTCATATAAAGTGGGCCatatatttcaaacaaaacatgTGAATGAACTGAATCTGATTCCAAGTTCTTTTAATTTATACTTTGaacttaataattaattcaacTTCATTTATTAGTAGttgaataaaattcaaattaagtgGTCTCAAACTTGCAACTAGTTTGATACCCTTGCACAGACTTTTGTATTAGTActacatatattaatttatacatgtatatatatatatatgatcatccGTATGTAATTCATTAGGGTACGTATATATAACATTGTTGAGATGATGGACAAATACTATTTGAATGATGTAAATAGTCAAATCAGGGTCCTTAATTTGTTCATCACCAAAAAATTTAGTACACAATGCATGCAACTTGGTTTTAGAGAAACATGCAAGAAATtgcagcatatatatatatataatcataaactTCTATATGAAAATGTACTACGCAACAGTATTTAAGTTGGAGAAGCAAAAGTTTAATTTTTGCGACATTTATTCTGTATATTAATAATCTAAGCacgtttaaaaataataactccatttaattaatttttgtactAAGTCAATTAAATTGTGCATTACTTTGtcaatgaaatttgaaaaattgaaaaactagTACAATTTTAATTGTTCCCCAtacaattcattcttttttatttatttttctttttctcaataaaaaaattaaaaaaagaacaaaggtgtttttgtttgcatagccctgcaaaaattgaaaaaccttTTATAggtcattataaaaataatatttacatattgCCAGAAATTATTTTGTATACTTGTATATACCTTTCAGACTAATAACTAACTAAactattttgtaataaaaaaaaccattatttatcCTCTTCCCCTCATTTAtgtttggggaaaaaatggaatagaaacaaagataaatttatattaatttttataattgttgcTAGATCCATTGGTTTGtggataataattaaatataattttatcagagtatatatattagtaattttgCACTTTGACAGGGGGGCACGTAACTAAGCAAGTAATTTTCCACAAAAACTAATCACAAAGTCAAGCAAATAAACACTAAACACATTTAATGTGTTGCAAACGTTCGTTTTATATGTTTTAGAAAATCTATAAATGAAGCAGCCTTCAATATTCAAACCATTCCAATCTTAGCTTTTGCAAGGAATGAAGAAGATAACAATGATCAGTTCATCCACCCTcttccatctcctcctcctcttgtccctcttcttctcttggtTTCCAAATGCAAAGCCTCAAGAAATTGGTATATATACTTCttaacttcatatatatatatatatatagatataatatatagtttttaacttaattaatgtatatatatatatatatatgtatgtgtagaGGATGAGAAGGAGTTTAGCTACATTCCTGGGAGTCCAAATGGTCCTGAACGTTGGGGAGAGCTTCATCCGGAGTGGGAGAAATGTAGCAACGGCATGATGCAGTCTCCTATTGATTTGACTTATCAGAGAGTTAGATTGGATCCAAGTTTGGGGATGCTGAACAGGAATTATAAGGCCACTAATGCAACACTGAAGAACCGTGGACATGATATAATGGTAAGCACGTTAATTAATATTAGAGTTTCATGCATGCATAACTTGATCGGATGTGTACTAAGGGTTTGTGAAGATTCAAGCTATTCATGAGTTGCTCAATCTTGACAATTTGGtttatactcatatatatataacttgttgATATAAAATTTGGCTTAGTTTGgaattgatttaattatatgGATTGGTGAATGCAGTTGGAATGGGTGGGTGATGCTGGTTTTTTGTCAATCAAGGGAACAGTGTACTTTCTCAAGCAAGTTCATTGGCATTCTCCTTCCGAGCATGCCATCAATGGCATAAGGTctctctttaatttatttttttcaaaaaaaattttatttatatattcttctGATTGAAAGTCAACTTGAAATTTTCCATATTAGGTCTttttgataataaatatatatacacatctttttgataaatattattgttgAATTTGTTTAGGTATGCTCTTGAGGCTCACATGGTCCATCAGAGCCAAGACCTAAAAATAGCTGTTATTGGTATCATCTACACAATTGGTTCTCCTGACCAATTCTTAAAGAaagtaatcatatatttttaatattttctataaTTAAGTACTTAATTATTAGTTAACATGTCAATAATATAACTTCTTTTTTTGATAGCTTGAAAATAATATCAGACAACTTACAAACACCGGAGTTCTTCAAGTAAACGCAGGAGTTGTTGATCCAAAACATGTAAGGATAGAAGGCAACCAATATTATCGATATATGGGTTCTTTAACTACTCCACCTTGCAGTGAAAATGTTACATGGACCATCATTAAGAAGgtaattaagaatttaaaatctaaacatagaatatatacataaatatatatgtatatctatattatTCATGTTAACCTGttttgattatgtttttataGATTAAAACTGTTTCACAAGAGCAAGTGGACTTGTTGAGGGAGGCAGTGCATGATGTGAGTTTTTCTCTTTAACCTAATTACATTCTATTTAAgaagtttttttaatgattaataacatgcattttgataattgattatttattttcaggATGCGATGAACAATGCAAGACCACTGCAACCAATCAATGACCGTTACATTAAGTTATATAAATCCTTTTCTTCAAAACTTGAAGCCATGTAATATGCTTCTTATAgcgcacatatatatatatatatatatatatatatatactcttgtaACACTGGTGATggctaaataaaaaaagagtgaaTTAATAAAGAGTGCTAATATTTCACATATAATTGTACTCTATATTCCAGACCATAATGTGGCCGAATTTTTCATCTCCAAGggaaaacattattattatttgtcatATAAATTCCTAATTCTCCTTTGTTGTGTTgtaaacattatttttcatcAACATGGCTGACTTTAGATTATTAGTAACCACTGGTttgaatgagaaaaagaatagaTCTAGAGGGCCCAAAATGAATTGGCTTATTCGGAAAAAAGCCTTGTTTTTTGGAAGCTAATATTTCACATATTGTACCATATATACCAGgccataatattatatatatatatcttcgaTACTCTCTATATATGCAttctcccatatatatatatgcatgtgtcACTCTCATCATTTGGCCCAAGACTCATGGACCGGCCCAAGACCAGTCTATGCCTAATCCGAACCCAATCCAAAGTTAATGTTGGACGGATCAGTCAAAGCCCGACCCAAATAAACATTGGATTGgatataaatatcatttttaattgaTGAGTTGGGCCATGAGCTGACccattgaatttattattaaaaattaataatataatttttaaaaaatatcacaaaaaatATACAATGATAGAATGAGTAGATGCCAACCTAATTGgaatttacttatattttagttttgcaatatttttctcaaatgaagatttaataatactaattaattaataaaattattcatttttattttatttttaaatcatcacaaagattaattaagtaaagttaaaaaaaaaaaaacaataacggGCCGATTCAAGCCGAATCCAACAGCCGATCCTAGCCCAATCTAATAATTGATCCAAAAAGCCAAACTCATAAGCTAGGTGATGggcttcatatttaaaatttgggcCGGCCCGGCCCCGCCCAAACTATTTATGATGCTCGTCGGATTTGGGCTTGGGCTGGGCTAAAGTCTAAATTTTTTGGGCTAGGCCGGCCCAGCCTAGCCCAATGATGAGAGTGAtcatgtgtgtttttgtgtgtttATATCAAAACCTGCAAGgatatatatcaaacaagatTGGTTAATTAATCTTCTATCAGCCgtaaaaataaggaaagaatCACAATTACCAAAAGAGTGGTTTATTGAGAAGCAAATTAAAAGATTTGGTTTACACAAGtggaagatatatatatacggtatttattgatggaaaaatattagtgatgtaaaacagcATTATCCAGCGAATTATTTCTTAAATGTTATCTTATGGTATTTTGTATGCAAATATTGATTgtgatataaataatattaacctTTTTAATTATGACAAGGACAAGTAAATTTGTTAAGGCAGTAAATGATATAACTTTTCTCTTtacttaatcaattttttttatataaaagtggataaaccactgctttattaaaaagtaaaaaataaaagtacaaaacaaaatgaagaaagacaaaaaaaaaaacacaacagaCCCTCATCAATAGTGAGTagataaatgaagaaaaagaagaaaaagctgGACGGAAACAAAGAGAACTAGGAGGAGATGCTAGGTCGACGAAGACTACTGTTTGAAACTAAAAGCTTTCCCAAACCAAgaggacgagtagaggactacTCCAAATTTAGGTTGTGCTCTGAATTGCCGGTGGAATATGCTACTCTAGCGCATTATGCATAATCAAGATTTTGCTTTCATGGTGCCATGATCAATGCAGGGACGCTACAACCCAAACAATGGGGGGTGCTTGGAGTGGATACCCACATGCTACGTACcataacttttttctttttattttatttttttagttttagtatttggtattctttgaatatttcatatttaggactaaattaaaaatttttaatatcttcccaaactaattaattgatttttaatttttgattaatttttaggAAACAAATTATTGCATAGTGGAGTAATGTActtgatttgaaaattttactttaaaaatagtttaggataatcacaaattttataattgtgttttaatattaagatttcctaaatttattattattcaagcaattacattaTTAAATTAACAACATTATGTATGACAATACTGCACACATTAGTGACAAAATTAGTATGAGATGTAATGTTGATTTAGAGACaatattatcataataaataattttatatttacaatGAAATCTAGCTTTTAGACAATATGGTTACAAATGATACTatttcaataaaagaaaaggaaacaataGTGACGTGAAAATTGGTCTCGAAGCTAGGGTTATCACGATCAATCTTATTAGCAGAAACcttctactttattttattgtaccGACAACATTCATCCTCACCAATAATATATTCTTCTCTTTGTagctaatattatatatattagtatttacaagaaaaattttataataaaaaatatcaatcttattttactatttattagaGTAAATTAGATTGCACACATAAGCCATTTTATAACACTATTTGCAGTGAAGTTTGCaataaatgattattttttaaaaatatttaatttttggattCTATTTACTCTgacaaaaaatgcatgaaaaatacacctctgatttatatattaatatatatagattaataCAAATTCGTTACATTTCCCATGTGCTTCATTCAAAAGATTAACACAAACTTTTAGactaatatcaaataaatttcaatgaaaatttaaattatgcaaaaaaaaaaaatcaaaccaatcACCATCatcaaagaaaccaaacaacTTTGTCATCATATTATCATCTTTCATCATTAAACCATCTTCATCGGCAAAGCCCctatcaattttattaattaatcaaaacttatattaaaaatatataataagactACATATGGATGAGTATGGCCCGTTGAAATTTTAAAGAATTGCAAACTTTAGCTAATTTGTTCCCCAAATGTATgcttaattataaaaacatcaaa
It encodes:
- the LOC120275991 gene encoding dioscorin dioA3-like isoform X1: MKKITMISSSTLFHLLLLLSLFFSWFPNAKPQEIEDEKEFSYIPGSPNGPERWGELHPEWEKCSNGMMQSPIDLTYQRVRLDPSLGMLNRNYKATNATLKNRGHDIMLEWVGDAGFLSIKGTVYFLKQVHWHSPSEHAINGIRYALEAHMVHQSQDLKIAVIGIIYTIGSPDQFLKKLENNIRQLTNTGVLQVNAGVVDPKHVRIEGNQYYRYMGSLTTPPCSENVTWTIIKKIKTVSQEQVDLLREAVHDDAMNNARPLQPINDRYIKLYKSFSSKLEAM
- the LOC120275991 gene encoding dioscorin dioA3-like isoform X2 — translated: MKKITMISSSTLFHLLLLFSLFFSWFPNAKPQEIEDEKEFSYIPGSPNGPERWGELHPEWEKCSNGMMQSPIDLTYQRVRLDPSLGMLNRNYKATNATLKNRGHDIMLEWVGDAGFLSIKGTVYFLKQVHWHSPSEHAINGIRYALEAHMVHQSQDLKIAVIGIIYTIGSPDQFLKKLENNIRQLTNTGVLQVNAGVVDPKHVRIEGNQYYRYMGSLTTPPCSENVTWTIIKKIKTVSQEQVDLLREAVHDDAMNNARPLQPINDRYIKLYKSFSSKLEAM